A section of the Labrus bergylta chromosome 21, fLabBer1.1, whole genome shotgun sequence genome encodes:
- the tepsin gene encoding AP-4 complex accessory subunit tepsin isoform X1, which translates to MATFMERLAFLQKVPTLMKATADDENPCPGYLFQEIGKISHESSASGQCLLEYLLERLQVESCHVKLKVLKIFVHLCGHGSNLFLTELRRNSTFIQQASVYSGPPDPIHGTALYQKVRNTAQEVARLLFTDTLKSDASPLSLATPTMGMGSGTNHRSGMQGFGYSPGKQGTVGSDSLLDKIQKAAEVVASAVLPPTEQQGIRLHDNHYRAVVAPSAPIEVAVPACAYNLPASRSKGLTQRCPGQVGGGWEETDSGTSSSHNSSQDMAANSRASVGSKSAGTGSQSGASRESSGDLSERVEALQLGDCGQEMALINRLTEGSRVFLSREETQHFIKECSILNCEVVVELLSSKLQDPSNTVKMRAMCAISCLMTSDLLSLEQMFGATQRRLFQLSEGAPGPVANKATKILRQFEALMGGGLHAPRQENSNHRTTTNQLSTSTHSDPLLPTHSADNPNLMHCVTKPPNHPASPSGLALDQRESSVEMNDCDLDSAVQKELVHDQVEPVRTAEDESEPDTERSSSPPAEPHSETPRLSGLSLFSGMELVTKLRPLCERETSQTERNIFRENLSVLNGNSDDAPTVCNSLADSSQPVSAFSFLNF; encoded by the exons ATGGCAACATTTATGGAGCGATTAGCCTTCCTTCAGAAG GTCCCGACTCTGATGAAGGCTACAGCAGATGATGAAAACCCCTGTCCTGGATACCTGTTCCAAGAGATCGGGA AAATCTCCCATGAGTCTTCAGCGAGCGGTCAGTGTTTGTTGGAGTACCTTCTGGAAAGGCTGCAGGTGGAGTCCTGTCACGTCAAACTCAAG GTGCTGAAGATTTTTGTCCATCTTTGCGGTCATGGCTCAAACCTTTTCCTCACAGAGCTCCGAAGGAACTCCACCTTCATCCAGCAAGCATCAG tgtacaGTGGCCCTCCTGATCCTATCCATGGCACAGCATTGTACCAGAAGGTTAGAAATACagcacag GAAGTGGCCAGGTTGCTTTTCACAGATACACTAAAAAGCGATGCATCCCCACTCAGCCTAGCCACCCCGACAATGG GTATGGGCTCAGGAACCAACCACAGGTCAGGAATGCAGGGTTTTGGATACAGTCCAGGGAAGCAGGGGACAG TAGGCAGTGACTCACTGCTGGATAAGATCCAGAAAGCTGCAGAGGTTGTGGCCAGCGCTGTGCTTCCCCCCACAGAACAACAGGGCATccgtctccatgacaaccaTTACCGGGCTGTAGTTGCGCCTTCTGCCCCCATCGAGGTGGCTGTTCCTGCGTGCGCCTACAACCTGCCTGCCAGCAGATCGAAAG GGTTGACCCAGCGGTGCCCGGGACAGGTGGGAGGTGGCTGGGAGGAGACAGACAGTGGCACCAGCTCCTCTCACAACTCCTCTCAGGACAtggcagcaaacagcagagcCTCTGTGGGCAGCAAGTCAGCCGGTACTGGGAGCCAATCGGGGGCCAGCAGAGAGAGCAGCGGGGACCTATCAGAACG GGTGGAAGCGCTGCAGTTGGGGGACTGTGGCCAGGAGATGGCGCTCATCAACAGACTAACTGAAGGATCAAGAGTTTTCCTGTCCAGAGAGGAGACCCAGCACTTCATCAAAGA GTGCTCCATCCTTAACTGTGAGGTGGTGGTGGAGTTGCTCTCGAGCAAGCTTCAAGATCCGTCAAACACAGTAAAGATG CGTGCGATGTGTGCCATATCATGCCTCATGACCTCCGACCTCCTCTCTCTGGAGCAAATGTTTGGAGCAACTCAAAGAAGGCTCTTCCAGCTGAGTGAGGGGGCTCCAGGGCCTGTGGCCAACAAAGCCACCAAG ATCCTGCGCCAGTTTGAGGCTCTCATGGGTGGAGGTCTACACGCTCCCAGGCAGGAAAACAGCAACCACCGGACAACAACCAATCAGCTATCGACATCTACACACTCGGACCCTTTACTACCAACCCACTCTGCTGACAACCCCAACCTTATGCATTGTGTCACCAAACCCCCGAACCATCCAGCTTCCCCTTCTGGTCTTGCCTTGGACCAGAGAGAGTCCTCGGTGGAaatgaatgactgtgatctgGATTCTGCCGTTCAGAAGGAGTTGGTTCACGACCAGGTGGAGCCGGTCAGGACTGCTGAGGATGAATCAGAGCCggacacagagaggagctctTCCCCTCCAGCTGAGCCTCACAGTGAGACACCCCGTCTGAGCGGACTGTCCCTGTTCAGCGGTATGGAGCTGGTGACCAAGTTGAGGCCACTGTGCGAAAGGGAAACGTCCCAGACAGAGAGGAACATCTTCAGGGAGAATCTGTCTGTGCTTAACGGCAACAGCGATGATGCTCCTACAGTTTGTAACTCATTAGCTGATAGCAGCCAACCAGTGTCTGCCTTCTCATTTCTCAACTTTTGA
- the tepsin gene encoding AP-4 complex accessory subunit tepsin isoform X2 — MATFMERLAFLQKVPTLMKATADDENPCPGYLFQEIGKISHESSASGQCLLEYLLERLQVESCHVKLKVLKIFVHLCGHGSNLFLTELRRNSTFIQQASVYSGPPDPIHGTALYQKVRNTAQEVARLLFTDTLKSDASPLSLATPTMGMGSGTNHRSGMQGFGYSPGKQGTGSDSLLDKIQKAAEVVASAVLPPTEQQGIRLHDNHYRAVVAPSAPIEVAVPACAYNLPASRSKGLTQRCPGQVGGGWEETDSGTSSSHNSSQDMAANSRASVGSKSAGTGSQSGASRESSGDLSERVEALQLGDCGQEMALINRLTEGSRVFLSREETQHFIKECSILNCEVVVELLSSKLQDPSNTVKMRAMCAISCLMTSDLLSLEQMFGATQRRLFQLSEGAPGPVANKATKILRQFEALMGGGLHAPRQENSNHRTTTNQLSTSTHSDPLLPTHSADNPNLMHCVTKPPNHPASPSGLALDQRESSVEMNDCDLDSAVQKELVHDQVEPVRTAEDESEPDTERSSSPPAEPHSETPRLSGLSLFSGMELVTKLRPLCERETSQTERNIFRENLSVLNGNSDDAPTVCNSLADSSQPVSAFSFLNF, encoded by the exons ATGGCAACATTTATGGAGCGATTAGCCTTCCTTCAGAAG GTCCCGACTCTGATGAAGGCTACAGCAGATGATGAAAACCCCTGTCCTGGATACCTGTTCCAAGAGATCGGGA AAATCTCCCATGAGTCTTCAGCGAGCGGTCAGTGTTTGTTGGAGTACCTTCTGGAAAGGCTGCAGGTGGAGTCCTGTCACGTCAAACTCAAG GTGCTGAAGATTTTTGTCCATCTTTGCGGTCATGGCTCAAACCTTTTCCTCACAGAGCTCCGAAGGAACTCCACCTTCATCCAGCAAGCATCAG tgtacaGTGGCCCTCCTGATCCTATCCATGGCACAGCATTGTACCAGAAGGTTAGAAATACagcacag GAAGTGGCCAGGTTGCTTTTCACAGATACACTAAAAAGCGATGCATCCCCACTCAGCCTAGCCACCCCGACAATGG GTATGGGCTCAGGAACCAACCACAGGTCAGGAATGCAGGGTTTTGGATACAGTCCAGGGAAGCAGGGGACAG GCAGTGACTCACTGCTGGATAAGATCCAGAAAGCTGCAGAGGTTGTGGCCAGCGCTGTGCTTCCCCCCACAGAACAACAGGGCATccgtctccatgacaaccaTTACCGGGCTGTAGTTGCGCCTTCTGCCCCCATCGAGGTGGCTGTTCCTGCGTGCGCCTACAACCTGCCTGCCAGCAGATCGAAAG GGTTGACCCAGCGGTGCCCGGGACAGGTGGGAGGTGGCTGGGAGGAGACAGACAGTGGCACCAGCTCCTCTCACAACTCCTCTCAGGACAtggcagcaaacagcagagcCTCTGTGGGCAGCAAGTCAGCCGGTACTGGGAGCCAATCGGGGGCCAGCAGAGAGAGCAGCGGGGACCTATCAGAACG GGTGGAAGCGCTGCAGTTGGGGGACTGTGGCCAGGAGATGGCGCTCATCAACAGACTAACTGAAGGATCAAGAGTTTTCCTGTCCAGAGAGGAGACCCAGCACTTCATCAAAGA GTGCTCCATCCTTAACTGTGAGGTGGTGGTGGAGTTGCTCTCGAGCAAGCTTCAAGATCCGTCAAACACAGTAAAGATG CGTGCGATGTGTGCCATATCATGCCTCATGACCTCCGACCTCCTCTCTCTGGAGCAAATGTTTGGAGCAACTCAAAGAAGGCTCTTCCAGCTGAGTGAGGGGGCTCCAGGGCCTGTGGCCAACAAAGCCACCAAG ATCCTGCGCCAGTTTGAGGCTCTCATGGGTGGAGGTCTACACGCTCCCAGGCAGGAAAACAGCAACCACCGGACAACAACCAATCAGCTATCGACATCTACACACTCGGACCCTTTACTACCAACCCACTCTGCTGACAACCCCAACCTTATGCATTGTGTCACCAAACCCCCGAACCATCCAGCTTCCCCTTCTGGTCTTGCCTTGGACCAGAGAGAGTCCTCGGTGGAaatgaatgactgtgatctgGATTCTGCCGTTCAGAAGGAGTTGGTTCACGACCAGGTGGAGCCGGTCAGGACTGCTGAGGATGAATCAGAGCCggacacagagaggagctctTCCCCTCCAGCTGAGCCTCACAGTGAGACACCCCGTCTGAGCGGACTGTCCCTGTTCAGCGGTATGGAGCTGGTGACCAAGTTGAGGCCACTGTGCGAAAGGGAAACGTCCCAGACAGAGAGGAACATCTTCAGGGAGAATCTGTCTGTGCTTAACGGCAACAGCGATGATGCTCCTACAGTTTGTAACTCATTAGCTGATAGCAGCCAACCAGTGTCTGCCTTCTCATTTCTCAACTTTTGA
- the si:dkey-21c1.1 gene encoding protein VCF1 — protein sequence MLTDSRKRHRSCDSEEDQQLSPQAKKSGGGPSLLVSDLDSESSSSDSSNGISSPERAIVVTTRPCIHSQNNCITHNSLSPKPGDSAGSLQHRIHGDSSSVSYDHINRVLREAHFSSLQTRGRPGST from the exons ATGCTGACTGACAGCAG GAAACGGCACCGTAGCTGTGATAGTGAGGAGGACCAGCAGCTCAGTCCTCAGGCCAAAAAGTCAGGAGGGGGTCCAAGCCTGCTTGTGTCAGATTTAGATTCAGAG TCTTCCAGCAGCGACAGCAGTAATGGGATCAGTAGTCCAGAGAGAGCAATAGTGGTCACCACCAGGCCCTGCATACACAGCCAGAACAACTGCATCACCCACAACTCCCTCAGCCCAAAGCCTGGAGATTCTGCAGGTTCCTTGCAGCACCGTATCCATGGCGACAGCAGTAGTGTCTCCTACGACCACATCAACAGAGTCCTGAGGGAGGCGCACTTCAGTAGTCTGCAGACCAGAGGGCGTCCGGGCTCCACATGA
- the LOC109994704 gene encoding archaemetzincin-2, with product MKVIQHSVVTLQTALISNRQDLAEIYSKYTEQERCLLEEGFHSRQPGSLFLPITVHSDADWIPAHPEEPQDFESFFRDPYRKTPDASHNTIYIQTIGSFGEVGAQTDQFVEWLREYGQAFFYGLSVTLLPAVTVAETGCSFRVNSNSNNLQILTGDLLRFLEKKKPKDAFCIVGLTMIDLYPSDSWNFVFGEASLSMGMGVFSFARYDDNFYTSTYAGMLKKRLQPKQGDYSVFDGYYTPPISSTLLLRSCKTMTHEIGHMFGIKHCQWLNCAMQGSNHLEESDRRPLDLCPVCLRKLQASISFKIAERYQALLHWVEDDDSQTSCQPVFHLSKPTEAFQTYRLWLRRCLDILKST from the exons ATGAAGGTGATCCAGCACTCTGTGGTGACCCTGCAAACAGCTTTGATCTCTAATCGTCAGGACCTGGCAGAAATTTACAGCAAGTACACTGAGCAAGAGCGGTGTCTTCTGGAGGAAGGATTTCACTCCAGGCAGCCGGGGTCACTTTTCCTGCCCATCACGGTGCATTCTGACGCCGACTGGATCCCTGCTCACCCTGAGGAGCCTCAAGACTTCGAGAGCTTCTTCAGAGACCCTTACCGCAAGACCCCTGATGCCAGCCACAATACTATTTATATTCAAACCATAG GTTCCTTCGGTGAGGTGGGGGCCCAGACAGACCAGTTTGTGGAGTGGCTCAGAGAATACGGCCAAGCCTTCTTCTATGGACTTTCTGTCACGCTGCTGCCGGCGGTTACTGTGGCTGAAACAGGATGTTCtttcagggttaacagtaactCAAACAACCTCCAGATCCTCACTG GTGACCTGCTAAGATTTCtggagaaaaagaaaccaaaagacGCTTTTTGTATCGTTGGATTAACAATGATAGACCTCTACCCCAGTGACTCTTGGAACTTTGTCTTTGGGGAGGCTTCACTCAGTATGG GAATGGGCGTTTTTAGCTTTGCCAGGTATGATGACAACTTCTACACCAGCACTTATGCCGGGATGCTCAAAAAAAGACTTCAGCCAAAGCAGGGGGACTACTCAGTGTTTGACGGTTATTACACTCCCCCCATCAGTAGCACGCTGCTGCTTCGATCCTGCAAG ACCATGACCCATGAAATTGGCCACATGTTTGGGATAAAGCATTGCCAGTGGTTGAACTGTGCCATGCAGGGCTCCAACCACCTGGAGGAGTCTGATCGTCGACCCCTGGATCTCTGTCCAGTCTGCCTTCGCAAGCTACAAGCCTCAATCAGCTTCAAAATAGCTGAAAGATACCAG GCTTTGCTGCACTGGGTGGAGGACGATGACAGTCAGACATCCTGTCAGCCTGTTTTCCACCTTTCCAAACCCACCGAAGCTTTTCAAACATACAGACTGTGGCTCCGCAGGTGCCTCGACATACTGAAGAGTACATGA